From a single Sander vitreus isolate 19-12246 chromosome 2, sanVit1, whole genome shotgun sequence genomic region:
- the LOC144524996 gene encoding PRELI domain-containing protein 1, mitochondrial-like, with protein sequence MVKYFCNNTDIRSMWDHVVSAFWQRYPNPFSTHVLTEDVVYREVTADHRLLSRRLLTKTNRLPRWAERLFPTGMSRLVYIIEDSIVDPVNRSLTTYTWNLNHTTLMSVEERCIFQDSVEQPATTKLKREAWISSNVYGFSRPIQEFGLARFKSNQVKAMKGLEYALSNLQGETPQRLLRDTVKDASEKAKEAAKSLASAATVPKKPQQYV encoded by the exons ATGGTCAAGTATTTCTGTAATAACACAGACATCAGGAGTATGTGGGACCATGTTGTCTCTGCTTTTTGGCAGAGGTACCCAAACCCATTCAG CACCCATGTTCTCACGGAAGACGTTGTGTACCGCGAAGTGACTGCGGACCACCGGCTCCTCTCCAGACGCCTCCTGACGAAGACCAATCGGCTGCCTCGCTGGGCGGAGCGGCTCTTCCCCACCGGCATGTCTCGCTTGGTGTACATCATCGAGGACTCCATCGTGGACCCTGTCAACAGGAGCCTGACCACCTATACCTGGAACCTCAACCACACAACTCTCATG TCGGTTGAAGAGCGTTGTATTTTCCAAGACTCTGTGGAGCAGCCAGCCACCACCAAGCTGAAACGGGAGGCGTGGATATCCTCAAACGTTTATGGCTTCTCCAGACCTATTCAG GAGTTTGGATTGGCCCGATTCAAAAGTAACCAGGTGAAGGCCATGAAAGGGCTGGAATACGCACTGTCCAACTTACAGG GAGAGACGCCCCAGCGGCTGCTCAGGGACACAGTGAAGGATGCATCAGAGAAGGCCAAGGAAGCAGCCAAGAGCCTGGCGTCAGCTGCTACTGTCCCAAAGAAACCGCAGCAGTACGTCTGA